In the Salvelinus fontinalis isolate EN_2023a chromosome 34, ASM2944872v1, whole genome shotgun sequence genome, one interval contains:
- the LOC129832862 gene encoding cathepsin D-like — protein sequence MKELTIQLVYQRQNMTCLKILYITITLLIAHSSAIIRIPLHKTRSMRRLMSDNGMSFEQLQDMAKTVGGAGTNVPINTPSPKVPVERLTNFMDAQYYGVISIGTPPQDFTVLFDTGSSNLWVPSIHCSFLDVACWLHHRYNSKKSSTYVQNGTKFSIQYGRGSLSGFISGDTVSLAGMQVTGQQFGEAVKQPGITFAVARFDGVLGMGYPTISVNKITPVFDTAMAAKLLPQNIFSFYISRDPLAAVGGELMLGGTDPLYYTGDLHYVNVTRKAYWQIEMSSVEVGNQLTLCKAGCQAIVDTGTSLIIGPVEEVRALHKAIGALPLLMGEYWIDCKKVPSLPVIAFNLGGKMFNLTGDDYILKESQMGLKICLSGFMAMDIPPPAGPLWILGDVFIGRYYSVFDRDADRMGFAPVK from the exons ATGAAAGAACTTACCATCCAGTTGGTTTATCAAAGACAGAATATGACGTGTCTTAAAATATTGTATATAACCATCACGCTGTTGATAGCGCACAGCTCGGCTATTATAAG AATTCCCCTCCACAAGACGCGCAGTATGCGCCGCCTGATGAGTGACAATGGGATGAGTTTTGAACAACTCCAGGACATGGCCAAGACCGTTGGTGGTGCAGGAACTAACGTACCAATAAACACTCCGAGCCCGAAAGTGCCAGTTGAGAGACTCACCAACTTCATGGAT GCTCAGTACTATGGGGTGATCAGCATAGGCACACCACCCCAGGATTTTACTGTGCTGTTTGACACTGGCTCCTCCAACCTGTGGGTACCCTCCATTCACTGCTCCTTCCTGGATGTCGCATGCT GGCTCCACCATCGTTATAACTCCAAGAAGTCGAGCACGTACGTTCAGAATGGCACCAAGTTCTCCATCCAGTATGGCAGAGGCAGCTTGTCTGGGTTCATCAGTGGAGACACTGTCTCT tTGGCTGGCATGCAGGTCACTGGTCAACAGTTTGGTGAGGCCGTAAAGCAACCTGGCATCACGTTTGCAGTGGCACGCTTTGACGGGGTGCTGGGCATGGGCTACCCTACCATATCTGTCAACAAAATAACCCCTGTGTTTGACACCGCCATGGCTGCCAAGCTGTTGCCTCAGAACATATTTTccttctatattagcag AGATCCATTGGCTGCTGTAGGAGGAGAGCTGATGCTGGGAGGCACGGACCCACTGTACTACACTGGAGACCTGCACTATGTTAACGTCACACGCAAGGCTTATTGGCAGATCGAGATGAGCAG TGTGGAAGTGGGCAACCAGCTGACGCTGTGCAAGGCCGGTTGCCAGGCGATTGTTGACACGGGAACGTCCCTCATCATCGGGCCTGTAGAGGAGGTGAGGGCGCTGCACAAGGCCATCGGAGCCTTGCCTCTACTGATGGGAGAG TATTGGATTGACTGTAAGAAGGTTCCATCTCTCCCCGTCATCGCGTTCAACCTGGGAGGGAAGATGTTCAACTTGACTGGAGATGACTATATCCTGAAG GAGTCCCAGATGGGTCTTAAAATCTGTCTGTCCGGCTTCATGGCAATGGACATCCCTCCTCCAGCTGGACCGCTGTGGATCCTGGGAGATGTGTTCATTGGACGCTACTACAGCGTGTTTGACAGGGACGCAGACCGCATGGGGTTCGCCCCCGTGAAGTAG